CATCGAGTTGACCACCACGTCGTACGACCGTTCCCGCGCCTGCGCCTCGGTCAGCCCGACGGCGGCCGTCTGCGGGGCCGAGTAGGTCACCCGCGGCACCGCCGCGTAGTCCACCGGCGCCGACGCCACCCCCGCGAGGGTCTCCGCGACCAGCAGCCCCTCCGCGAACGAGGCGTGCGCCAGCCCGAGGGAGGGCGGCGGCAGCAGATCGCCCACCACGTGGATGCCGGGGACCGCGGTCTCCAGCCGCGACCAGTCGGCGGGCGCGACGAACCCCCGCTCGTCCACGGCCAGTCCGGCCGCCTCCAGGTCCAGCCCGTCCGTCACCGGCACCCGGCCGACCGCGACGAGCAGGCGCTCGGCGGTGATCTCGCGCAGCTCGCCGCGGTCGGTGCGCACGGTGGCGCGCACCCCGGTCCCGTCGGCGGTGCGGACGGCGCCCTCCAGCCGGGCGCCCGTCCGCACGTCGATCCCGCGCTTCTTCAGCCCCCGGGAGAGGTGCCGCGACACGTCCACGTCCTCCAGCGGGACGAGCCGGTCGGCCGCCTCGACGAGGGTGACCTCCGCGCCCATCGACCGGTGGAAGGAGGCGTACTCCACGCCGATCGCCCCGCCGCCCAGCACCAGCACCGACCCGGGCAGACCGGGGGCGAACAGCGCGTCGTCACTGGTCACCACCGTCCGGCCGTCCGGCTCCAGGCCGGGCAGGATTCGCGGCCGCGATCCGGTGGCCAGCACGATCCCCCGGGTGGCGGTGAACTCCCGGCCGTCCTCGGTCCGTACCGACCGCGGACCGGTCAGCCGCGCCCCGCTGCGGACCACGGTGACCCCGGCGTGGCTCAGGTGGCTCTCGACGCCCTTGTGGTTGCGGCCGA
This is a stretch of genomic DNA from Streptomyces sp. NBC_00536. It encodes these proteins:
- the lpdA gene encoding dihydrolipoyl dehydrogenase — its product is MNTDVNTEATDVIVIGGGTGGYGTALRAAGLGLKVVLAERDKVGGTCLHRGCIPSKAMLHAAELVDGIAEARERWGVKASLDSVDWSALTATRDDIVGRNHKGVESHLSHAGVTVVRSGARLTGPRSVRTEDGREFTATRGIVLATGSRPRILPGLEPDGRTVVTSDDALFAPGLPGSVLVLGGGAIGVEYASFHRSMGAEVTLVEAADRLVPLEDVDVSRHLSRGLKKRGIDVRTGARLEGAVRTADGTGVRATVRTDRGELREITAERLLVAVGRVPVTDGLDLEAAGLAVDERGFVAPADWSRLETAVPGIHVVGDLLPPPSLGLAHASFAEGLLVAETLAGVASAPVDYAAVPRVTYSAPQTAAVGLTEAQARERSYDVVVNSMPLTAVAKGMVHGQGGMVKVVAERDGRVLGVHLVGPHVSEMIAESQLIVGWDAEPADVARHVHAHPTLSEAVGEVFLSLAGRGLHQQ